One window from the genome of Thermoleophilaceae bacterium encodes:
- a CDS encoding PKD domain-containing protein: MRKSLRMLAVAVAAVALTVFAGAAAADDPPPSPPVYPPPGGVTDNQDDVPEGAAARAGGATFTYADLQHQLFETLWWGPQSDSLPKVALDGEVDAGGETLAFSPDDSNLGAGIVVFRGEAVLPSDGVTYQTRATFRTMNPDDSPLPMVPAAPAGLPPEIGGAAVIPSDPGDFKSNLLLEVLDGSWQPALDWFDGNDTSETEDGPVFSSIGAAFYYVPANELPIAEFSWDPQTPTVGREVTFTSTSSDPDGTIEETHWELDGDGDFDDATGPTATMAYPAPGDYEVGVRVVDDRDDATTATATLTVVPNEPPEASFTYSPQSPKALQNVTFTSTSTDSDGTITATAWDLDNDGAFDDATGNSASRTFPEAGNYTVGVQVTDDLGDVDTATRTVTVTSCERTVVSQTLRAVGAAAGIEPTVRSLNCDVLEPLGL, from the coding sequence ATGAGGAAGTCGCTTCGCATGCTGGCCGTCGCGGTTGCGGCGGTCGCGCTGACCGTGTTCGCCGGCGCCGCTGCCGCGGACGATCCGCCGCCGAGTCCGCCGGTCTACCCGCCGCCGGGCGGGGTGACCGACAACCAGGACGACGTGCCGGAGGGGGCGGCGGCACGAGCCGGAGGCGCGACCTTCACCTACGCTGATCTCCAGCACCAGCTCTTCGAGACGCTCTGGTGGGGCCCCCAGTCCGACAGCCTCCCGAAGGTCGCCCTCGACGGTGAGGTCGACGCCGGCGGAGAGACCCTGGCCTTCTCGCCGGACGACTCCAACCTCGGCGCGGGGATCGTCGTCTTCCGGGGCGAGGCGGTGCTCCCCAGCGACGGGGTCACCTACCAGACGCGCGCGACCTTCCGGACCATGAACCCGGACGACAGCCCTCTGCCGATGGTCCCCGCCGCGCCCGCGGGCCTGCCGCCCGAGATCGGCGGCGCCGCGGTCATCCCCAGCGATCCCGGCGACTTCAAGTCCAATCTGCTTCTCGAGGTCCTCGACGGCTCGTGGCAGCCGGCGCTCGACTGGTTCGACGGCAACGACACCAGCGAGACCGAGGACGGGCCGGTATTCAGCTCGATCGGGGCGGCCTTCTACTACGTCCCGGCCAACGAGCTGCCCATCGCCGAGTTCTCCTGGGACCCGCAGACCCCGACGGTGGGCCGCGAGGTGACGTTCACCTCCACGTCGAGCGACCCCGACGGCACGATCGAGGAGACGCACTGGGAGCTCGACGGTGACGGCGACTTCGACGACGCCACCGGCCCCACGGCGACGATGGCGTACCCGGCGCCCGGCGACTATGAGGTCGGCGTGCGGGTGGTCGACGACCGCGACGACGCCACGACCGCCACGGCGACGCTCACGGTCGTGCCCAACGAGCCCCCGGAGGCCTCGTTCACGTACAGCCCGCAGAGCCCCAAGGCGCTCCAGAACGTCACGTTCACGTCCACGTCGACGGACTCGGACGGCACGATCACCGCGACCGCTTGGGACCTGGACAACGACGGCGCCTTCGACGACGCCACCGGCAACAGCGCCTCGAGGACGTTCCCGGAGGCCGGCAACTACACGGTCGGCGTGCAGGTCACCGACGACCTGGGCGACGTCGACACGGCAACTCGGACGGTGACCGTGACGAGCTGTGAGCGCACGGTGGTCTCGCAGACGTTGCGTGCGGTCGGTGCGGCCGCGGGCATCGAGCCGACCGTCCGGTCCCTCAACTGCGACGTGCTGGAGCCGCTCGGGCTGTAG
- a CDS encoding NAD-glutamate dehydrogenase domain-containing protein, whose translation MPAERAGAVRAFAQAYLRRLSGEVQGPDDQLAREVLAAFEFLERRGRDDALVRAVNPTLAQEGYEPPGSVVETNTDDLPFLVDSVTAELEARGLEVERLLHPIVGTERDADGRLLDVRGARAVGRRESLMHFEVDRRLAEEELPELENAVLGVLSGVRRIVDDFPAMSERVDRMLALARSGMHRYPSDDVVEAVSFLHWLREENFTFLGYREYEFSQTTIQAVPGSGLGILADASASAVAEARSIESLRPEVRARVLGGDLLLVTKTNRLSPVHRRARMDYIGVLQVDRDGRIVGGARLLGLFTGRAYAAPAAETPVLNRKLRRILDAEELIDGTHDYKAAVSLFESFPKDELFAAPAEDLRRAVVALLGLPHWRVRMLRRRHADGRGASLIVALPQQRATPELIERLTQLFAERYGTGRVDSTLVLGEGGQARVHYSVHAEAGAPDVAAGELEREVVALARTWEERLRVALSARHDAARARELANRWAPRLGPAYKAAIEPEAAVHDVGCLARLEAGSEPFVVGLRQALVEDGPRTRLALYQRGARADLSAVVPVLEALGLRVVEELPWALTAPGGEEVEVHDFGVLRSDGRPLDLDACAGRLADCLDAVWRGRAESDSLNRLVVTAGLDWPQVAVLRAYRSYRQRVGSRFGPGYERDAFAAHPEIGARLVRYFERRFDPAEPRDGGEEEALRAEILERLDGVASLDEDRILRDQLTLIDATLRTNAFKPGRGALAIKLRSGDVPGMPRPAPLVETFVHSPEMEGIHLRGGLVARGGIRFSDRMDFRTEVFGLMRAQMTKNALIVPTGAKGGFVLKRRPPDPAELGAELERRYRAYVQALLDVTDDRVDGRLVHPEGVRVLDGDDPYLVVAPDKGTATLSDTANALAAERGFWLGDAFASGGSTGYDHKALGITARGAWESVKRHFRELGTDVEQQPFTVVGIGDMSGDVFGNGMLLSDRIRLVAAYDHRHVFIDPDPDPDSGFAERRRLFELAGSSWDDYDRAKLSPGGGVWPRTAKGVPLSPQARAALGTDAERLTPDELIRAILRAPADLLFNGGIGTVVKASTEPHAAARDRGSDAIRVDARELRCRVVVEGGNLGLTQQARIEFAAAGGRVHTDFIDNSAGVDCSDHEVNLKVLLGLAARRGELDGAGRGELLRAVTGDVTAHVLADSYRQARLISLEVETSRSRMSVYEELIARLEDEGAIHREADGLPSREELADRRRAERGMLRPEVAVLLAHAKRFLTDSLLRSDVPDDASLETELRRYFPPAVVERFGHLLPEHPLKRELVATLVSNDLVNSLGLAFAFRLEAELAATLPDVVRAYRRARDVTGAPARWAAIEAAAPGLERDVELELLLGVDGLVDAATRWYLRRPQGAEPAAGAAADRTGFECLEAAAADARDGEAAERLREAGVPAALADAQALLPDLLHAPQVVDVAARTGRGVEDAGRAFELLDDRLRIGWLAGEVGRLPAARRMQRWAAQALRDDVLAAWRTLAERALEEGSGAAPDEAVERFLAGREDRRARLADLERALTGDDAGEMEGLLLAVRLLEALAR comes from the coding sequence GTGCCGGCCGAGCGCGCCGGGGCGGTGCGGGCCTTCGCGCAGGCCTACCTGCGGCGGCTGTCCGGAGAAGTCCAGGGCCCGGACGACCAGCTGGCCCGCGAGGTCCTCGCCGCGTTCGAGTTCCTCGAGCGGCGCGGGCGTGACGACGCGCTGGTGCGCGCGGTCAACCCGACGCTGGCGCAGGAGGGGTACGAGCCGCCCGGGTCCGTGGTCGAGACCAACACCGACGACCTGCCTTTCCTCGTCGACTCGGTGACCGCCGAGCTCGAGGCGCGTGGACTCGAGGTCGAGCGGCTGCTGCACCCGATCGTCGGCACGGAGCGCGACGCGGACGGCCGGCTGCTCGACGTGCGCGGCGCCCGCGCGGTGGGCCGGCGCGAGTCGCTCATGCACTTCGAGGTCGACCGCAGGCTGGCGGAGGAAGAGCTCCCCGAGCTCGAGAACGCGGTGCTCGGTGTGCTCTCCGGCGTGCGACGCATCGTGGACGACTTCCCGGCGATGTCGGAGCGCGTCGACCGCATGCTCGCCCTCGCCCGGTCGGGGATGCACCGCTATCCCTCCGACGACGTCGTGGAGGCCGTCTCGTTCCTGCACTGGCTGCGCGAGGAGAACTTCACGTTCCTGGGCTACCGGGAGTACGAGTTCTCCCAGACGACGATCCAGGCGGTGCCCGGCAGCGGGCTCGGGATCCTGGCCGACGCGTCGGCCTCCGCGGTCGCCGAGGCGCGGTCGATCGAGTCGCTGCGGCCCGAGGTCCGCGCGCGCGTGCTCGGCGGCGATCTGCTGCTGGTGACGAAGACGAACAGGCTGTCGCCGGTCCACCGGCGCGCGCGCATGGACTACATCGGCGTGCTCCAGGTGGATCGGGACGGGCGGATCGTGGGCGGGGCGCGGCTGCTCGGGCTGTTCACAGGGCGTGCCTACGCGGCACCGGCCGCCGAGACGCCCGTGCTGAACCGCAAGCTGCGCCGCATCCTCGACGCCGAGGAGCTGATCGACGGAACGCACGACTACAAGGCGGCGGTCTCGCTGTTCGAGTCGTTTCCCAAGGACGAGCTGTTCGCCGCGCCCGCGGAGGACCTGCGGCGCGCCGTGGTGGCGCTGCTCGGGCTGCCCCACTGGCGCGTGCGGATGCTCAGACGCCGCCACGCCGATGGTCGCGGCGCCTCGTTGATCGTGGCGCTTCCCCAGCAGCGCGCCACGCCCGAGCTGATCGAGAGGCTCACGCAGCTGTTCGCCGAGCGCTACGGCACCGGGCGGGTGGACTCCACGCTCGTGCTCGGCGAGGGCGGCCAGGCGCGGGTCCACTACAGCGTTCACGCCGAGGCGGGCGCCCCGGACGTCGCCGCCGGCGAGCTCGAGCGCGAGGTGGTGGCCCTCGCGCGCACCTGGGAGGAGCGGCTGCGCGTGGCGCTCTCCGCGCGCCACGACGCCGCACGCGCTCGCGAGCTGGCCAACCGCTGGGCGCCGCGCCTCGGCCCCGCCTACAAGGCGGCGATCGAACCGGAGGCCGCCGTGCACGACGTCGGCTGCCTCGCGCGTCTGGAGGCCGGGAGCGAGCCCTTCGTGGTCGGCCTGCGCCAAGCGCTGGTAGAGGACGGCCCGCGCACCCGGCTCGCGCTGTACCAGCGCGGGGCGAGGGCCGACCTCTCGGCGGTCGTGCCGGTGCTGGAGGCGCTCGGGCTGCGGGTCGTCGAGGAGCTGCCGTGGGCGCTCACCGCCCCCGGCGGCGAGGAGGTGGAGGTGCACGACTTCGGCGTGCTGCGCTCCGATGGGCGGCCGCTCGACCTCGACGCCTGCGCCGGCCGTCTGGCCGACTGCCTCGACGCCGTGTGGCGGGGGCGGGCCGAGTCGGACTCACTCAACCGGCTCGTGGTGACCGCCGGGCTCGACTGGCCACAGGTGGCCGTGCTGCGGGCCTACCGCAGCTACCGCCAGCGGGTCGGCTCGCGCTTCGGCCCCGGCTACGAGCGCGACGCCTTCGCGGCGCACCCGGAGATCGGGGCGAGGCTGGTCCGCTACTTCGAGCGGCGCTTCGATCCGGCGGAGCCGCGCGACGGCGGGGAGGAGGAGGCGCTGCGCGCCGAGATCCTCGAGCGTCTCGACGGTGTTGCGTCGCTCGATGAGGACCGCATCCTCCGCGACCAGCTCACCCTGATCGATGCCACGCTGCGCACGAACGCGTTCAAGCCCGGTCGCGGGGCGCTCGCAATCAAGCTGCGGTCGGGCGACGTGCCGGGCATGCCACGGCCGGCCCCGCTCGTGGAGACGTTCGTGCACTCGCCCGAGATGGAGGGCATCCATCTGCGCGGCGGCCTCGTCGCGCGCGGGGGCATCCGCTTCTCCGATCGGATGGACTTCCGCACGGAGGTCTTCGGCCTGATGCGGGCCCAGATGACGAAGAACGCGCTGATCGTCCCCACGGGCGCCAAGGGCGGCTTCGTGCTCAAGCGGCGCCCGCCGGACCCCGCCGAGCTGGGGGCCGAGCTCGAGCGCCGCTACCGTGCCTACGTGCAGGCGCTGCTCGACGTGACCGACGACCGCGTCGACGGCCGGCTGGTGCACCCCGAGGGCGTCCGCGTGCTCGACGGCGACGACCCCTACCTCGTCGTGGCCCCCGACAAGGGCACGGCCACGCTCTCCGACACGGCCAACGCGCTGGCGGCCGAGCGCGGCTTCTGGCTCGGCGACGCGTTCGCGTCGGGCGGCTCGACCGGCTACGACCACAAGGCGCTCGGCATCACCGCGCGTGGGGCGTGGGAGTCCGTCAAGCGCCATTTCCGCGAGCTCGGGACGGACGTCGAGCAGCAGCCGTTCACCGTCGTCGGGATCGGCGACATGTCGGGGGACGTGTTCGGCAACGGCATGCTGCTCTCGGACCGGATCCGGCTCGTGGCCGCCTACGACCACCGTCACGTGTTCATCGATCCCGACCCCGATCCCGACTCGGGCTTCGCCGAGCGGCGGCGCCTGTTCGAGCTCGCGGGATCGTCGTGGGACGACTACGACCGCGCGAAGCTCTCCCCGGGCGGCGGCGTGTGGCCGCGGACCGCGAAGGGCGTGCCGCTGTCGCCCCAGGCGCGGGCGGCGCTCGGGACCGACGCCGAGCGCCTCACCCCGGACGAGTTGATCCGGGCGATCCTCCGTGCCCCGGCCGACCTCCTGTTCAACGGGGGCATCGGCACCGTGGTGAAGGCATCCACCGAGCCCCACGCGGCGGCACGCGACCGGGGTTCGGACGCGATCCGCGTCGACGCGCGCGAGCTCCGCTGCCGCGTGGTCGTCGAGGGCGGCAACCTCGGTCTGACCCAGCAGGCGCGCATCGAGTTCGCCGCCGCCGGCGGGCGGGTCCACACGGACTTCATCGACAACTCCGCCGGGGTCGACTGCTCAGATCACGAGGTCAACCTGAAGGTCCTGCTCGGCCTGGCGGCCAGGCGCGGGGAGCTCGACGGCGCCGGCCGCGGGGAGCTGCTGCGCGCGGTCACCGGGGACGTCACGGCGCACGTGCTGGCCGACAGCTACCGGCAGGCTCGGCTCATCTCGCTGGAGGTCGAGACGTCGCGCTCCCGGATGTCGGTCTACGAGGAGCTGATCGCGCGGCTCGAGGACGAGGGCGCGATCCACCGCGAGGCGGACGGGCTGCCGTCCCGCGAGGAGCTGGCGGACCGCCGGCGGGCCGAGCGGGGAATGCTCCGCCCCGAGGTGGCGGTGCTGCTCGCGCACGCGAAGCGCTTCCTCACCGACTCGTTGCTGCGCTCCGACGTGCCCGACGACGCCTCGCTCGAGACGGAGCTGCGGCGCTATTTCCCGCCGGCCGTGGTGGAGCGCTTCGGCCACCTGCTGCCCGAGCACCCGCTCAAGCGCGAGCTCGTGGCCACGCTGGTCTCCAACGACCTCGTGAACTCGCTCGGGCTCGCGTTCGCCTTCCGCCTGGAGGCCGAGCTCGCCGCGACGCTGCCGGATGTCGTGCGCGCCTACCGCAGGGCGCGGGACGTGACGGGCGCGCCGGCACGCTGGGCCGCGATCGAGGCGGCGGCGCCGGGGCTGGAGCGCGACGTCGAGCTCGAGCTGCTCCTCGGGGTGGACGGGCTGGTGGACGCCGCCACGCGCTGGTACCTCCGCAGGCCGCAGGGGGCCGAGCCTGCGGCCGGCGCGGCCGCCGACCGTACGGGCTTCGAGTGCTTGGAGGCGGCCGCGGCGGACGCCCGCGACGGCGAGGCGGCCGAGCGGCTGCGGGAGGCCGGCGTGCCCGCAGCCCTCGCTGATGCCCAGGCGCTGCTGCCCGACCTCCTGCACGCCCCGCAGGTGGTGGACGTCGCGGCGAGGACGGGCCGCGGAGTCGAGGATGCGGGGCGGGCATTCGAGCTGCTCGACGACCGCCTGCGGATCGGCTGGCTGGCGGGCGAGGTCGGCCGGCTGCCCGCCGCCCGGCGGATGCAGCGCTGGGCGGCCCAGGCGCTCCGCGACGACGTGCTCGCGGCGTGGCGAACCCTCGCCGAGCGGGCGCTGGAGGAGGGCTCCGGCGCAGCGCCGGATGAGGCCGTCGAGCGCTTCCTGGCCGGGCGCGAGGACCGCCGCGCGCGCCTCGCCGACCTCGAGCGGGCCCTGACCGGCGACGACGCCGGCGAGATGGAGGGCCTGCTGCTGGCAGTCCGCCTGCTCGAGGCGCTGGCCAGGTAG
- a CDS encoding acyl-CoA dehydrogenase family protein: protein MAEAARETEWRLPSFGRELFLGSFRLDLIHPQPPLDPQAVEMGERFLERLRRFLDGEVDPLQIEGDAKIPERVIEGLKELGALGIKVDEEYGGLGISQVYYNRALMLAGSYHSSLSTLLSAHQSIGVAEPLRLFGTDEQKRKWLPLVARTHISAFMLTEPDVGSDPARLAATARPTEDGSGYLIGGRKLWATNGVIADVAVVMAQVPKDGGRGGISAFIVPCDGPGVTVEHRNEFMGLRGIENSVTRFDDVFVPRENLIAREGDGLKVALATLNTGRIALPAICVGTAKWATTVGREFAAERVQWGQPIGKHEAVAHKLSFIAATAFGLEAVLDVASRLADDKRNDIRIEAALAKLYASELGWRVADELVQVRGGRGFETAASLKARGERPVPVEQALRDMRINRVFEGSTEIMHLLIAREAVDQHLQVAGDILEPDVELKDKAKAGVRAGAFYARWLPGLVVGKGQRPGSYDEFGELAGHLRFVERTSRKLARSIFLAIGRWQARLEKKQAFLGRIVDIGAELFAMASAVVYAATIAKEHPERADEASELAHLFCRQARRRVDALFGELWSNDDEENYRAAQRLLDGRYAWIDEGIGDPSGEGALIGEQTEAVSSR, encoded by the coding sequence GTGGCAGAGGCCGCCCGCGAGACCGAGTGGAGGCTGCCGAGCTTCGGCAGGGAGCTCTTCCTCGGCAGCTTCCGCCTCGACCTCATCCACCCCCAGCCGCCGCTCGATCCGCAGGCCGTGGAGATGGGCGAGCGCTTCCTCGAGCGGCTGCGCCGCTTCCTCGACGGCGAGGTGGACCCGCTTCAGATCGAGGGCGACGCAAAGATCCCCGAGCGCGTGATCGAGGGCCTCAAGGAGCTCGGGGCGCTCGGGATCAAGGTGGACGAGGAGTACGGCGGCCTCGGGATCTCGCAGGTCTACTACAACCGGGCGCTGATGCTCGCCGGTTCCTACCACTCGTCCCTCTCCACCCTGCTCTCCGCGCACCAGTCGATCGGCGTGGCCGAGCCGCTGCGGCTCTTCGGGACCGACGAGCAGAAGCGCAAGTGGCTGCCGCTGGTCGCGCGCACGCACATCTCCGCCTTCATGCTCACCGAGCCGGACGTGGGCTCCGACCCAGCCCGCCTGGCCGCGACCGCCCGCCCCACCGAGGACGGCTCGGGCTATCTCATCGGCGGCCGCAAGCTGTGGGCAACCAACGGCGTGATCGCCGACGTCGCCGTGGTGATGGCTCAGGTGCCCAAGGACGGGGGCCGGGGCGGGATCTCCGCGTTCATCGTCCCCTGCGACGGCCCCGGCGTGACCGTCGAGCACCGCAACGAGTTCATGGGCCTGCGCGGGATCGAGAACTCGGTCACCCGCTTCGACGACGTGTTCGTGCCCAGGGAGAACCTGATCGCGCGCGAGGGGGACGGGCTGAAGGTCGCGCTTGCCACCCTCAACACCGGCCGCATCGCCCTGCCCGCCATCTGCGTCGGCACGGCGAAGTGGGCCACCACCGTCGGGCGCGAGTTCGCCGCCGAGCGGGTGCAGTGGGGACAGCCGATCGGCAAGCACGAGGCCGTCGCGCACAAGCTCTCCTTCATCGCGGCCACCGCGTTCGGCCTCGAGGCGGTGCTCGACGTGGCGAGCCGGCTGGCCGACGACAAGCGCAACGACATCAGGATCGAGGCGGCGCTCGCCAAGCTCTACGCCTCCGAGCTGGGCTGGCGCGTGGCCGACGAGCTCGTCCAGGTCCGGGGCGGCCGCGGGTTCGAGACGGCCGCATCGCTGAAGGCCCGCGGTGAGCGGCCCGTGCCCGTCGAGCAGGCGCTGCGCGACATGCGCATCAACCGCGTCTTCGAGGGCTCGACCGAGATCATGCACCTCCTGATCGCGCGCGAGGCGGTGGACCAGCACCTGCAGGTGGCCGGCGACATCCTCGAGCCCGACGTCGAGCTCAAGGACAAGGCAAAGGCGGGAGTCAGGGCCGGGGCCTTCTACGCGCGCTGGCTGCCCGGCCTGGTGGTGGGCAAGGGGCAGCGCCCCGGCTCCTACGACGAGTTCGGCGAGCTGGCCGGGCACCTGCGCTTCGTGGAGCGCACCTCGCGCAAGCTTGCACGCTCGATCTTCCTCGCCATCGGGCGCTGGCAGGCCAGGTTGGAGAAGAAGCAGGCGTTTCTCGGGCGGATCGTGGACATCGGCGCCGAGCTGTTCGCGATGGCCTCCGCCGTCGTGTACGCCGCGACGATCGCGAAGGAGCATCCCGAGCGCGCGGACGAGGCGAGCGAGCTGGCGCATCTCTTCTGCCGGCAGGCGCGCCGCCGGGTCGACGCGCTCTTCGGCGAGCTCTGGTCGAACGACGACGAGGAGAACTACCGGGCGGCGCAGCGGCTGCTCGACGGCCGCTACGCCTGGATCGACGAGGGGATCGGCGACCCGTCCGGCGAGGGCGCGCTCATCGGGGAGCAGACCGAAGCCGTTTCCTCCCGATAG
- a CDS encoding patatin-like phospholipase family protein: MTGPPDVLVLGGGGVLGEAWMNAVLAGLDEPGGFDARESHAFVGTSAGSIVATALAAGVRPGERLGRLPEQPPVAERELPGARLGISQRVLEAAAGLWSTAAAPLASLALSSTAAGGAVLRRAALARVPAGRRSLAELREAIEELGVRWDGRLLISAVELESGRRVMFGAPGAPELRVADAVLASCAIPGVFRPVRAGGRSYVDGGAWSPTNMDAAEVVRGSRVLCLNPTGSMRPTIAEPAGAIGPVSRSVAAAEALALRRRGASVTTINPDRASVAAMGTNLMDRGPRAAVIAAGLAQGGALARAGELRFS, translated from the coding sequence ATGACGGGGCCGCCCGACGTGCTGGTGCTGGGCGGCGGTGGGGTGCTCGGCGAAGCCTGGATGAACGCCGTGCTCGCGGGGCTGGACGAGCCCGGCGGATTCGACGCGCGCGAGTCCCACGCTTTCGTGGGCACGTCCGCCGGGTCGATCGTGGCGACGGCGCTGGCCGCCGGCGTCCGCCCCGGCGAGCGGCTGGGCCGCCTCCCGGAGCAGCCTCCGGTGGCGGAGCGCGAGCTTCCCGGCGCCCGTCTTGGGATCTCGCAGCGCGTGCTCGAGGCGGCGGCCGGCCTCTGGAGCACGGCCGCGGCACCGCTCGCTTCGTTGGCCCTGAGCTCGACGGCCGCTGGGGGAGCGGTGCTGCGCCGGGCGGCGCTCGCGCGGGTGCCGGCCGGCCGCCGGTCGCTGGCGGAGCTGCGCGAGGCCATCGAGGAGCTCGGCGTGCGCTGGGACGGGCGCCTGCTGATATCGGCGGTCGAGTTGGAGAGCGGCCGGCGGGTGATGTTCGGGGCGCCGGGCGCGCCCGAGCTGCGAGTGGCGGACGCGGTCCTGGCCTCGTGCGCCATCCCCGGCGTGTTCCGGCCCGTGCGCGCCGGCGGCCGCAGCTACGTGGACGGCGGCGCCTGGAGCCCCACGAACATGGACGCGGCGGAGGTCGTGCGCGGCTCGCGGGTGCTGTGCCTCAACCCCACCGGGTCGATGCGGCCCACAATCGCCGAGCCCGCCGGCGCCATCGGGCCGGTGTCGCGCTCGGTGGCGGCGGCGGAGGCGCTCGCCCTGAGGCGCCGGGGCGCCAGCGTGACCACGATCAACCCCGACCGGGCGTCGGTGGCGGCGATGGGGACGAACCTGATGGACCGCGGCCCGCGCGCGGCGGTGATCGCCGCGGGGCTGGCTCAGGGCGGCGCGCTCGCGCGTGCCGGCGAGCTGCGATTCAGCTGA
- a CDS encoding SGNH/GDSL hydrolase family protein → MYAYPYLVDQQRPSTTLSFTACSGARTGDVLNNQLGPLNSGTDWVTITIGGNDAGFSDVIIECAQPWWSSNCNGAIDDAQAYIRNTLPGRLNQVYNAIKSRAPNATVIVLGYPRLFMGEDCNGGTWFSGSEMTRLNETANLLRDKTKAQVATEGAKFRFKDAIPPFVGHAVCSDTEWLNGLTWPVDASYHPNRTGHSGGYAPLVRSVMG, encoded by the coding sequence GTGTACGCGTATCCGTACCTCGTGGACCAGCAGCGGCCCAGCACCACGTTGTCGTTCACGGCGTGCTCGGGCGCGAGGACGGGCGACGTGCTCAACAACCAGCTCGGCCCGCTCAACTCGGGCACCGACTGGGTGACGATCACGATCGGCGGCAACGACGCCGGCTTCTCGGACGTGATCATCGAGTGCGCCCAGCCGTGGTGGTCGTCCAACTGCAACGGGGCGATCGACGACGCGCAGGCCTACATCCGGAACACGCTGCCGGGCAGGCTCAACCAGGTGTACAACGCGATCAAGTCGCGCGCGCCCAACGCCACGGTGATCGTGCTGGGCTATCCGCGCCTGTTCATGGGCGAGGACTGCAACGGGGGCACGTGGTTCAGCGGTTCTGAGATGACCCGCCTGAACGAGACGGCCAACCTGCTGCGCGACAAGACAAAGGCGCAGGTCGCGACCGAGGGGGCGAAGTTCCGCTTCAAGGACGCGATCCCGCCGTTCGTCGGGCACGCGGTGTGCTCGGACACGGAGTGGCTCAACGGGCTGACGTGGCCCGTGGACGCGAGCTACCACCCCAACCGCACGGGCCACAGCGGCGGGTACGCCCCGCTGGTGCGGTCGGTGATGGGCTAG
- a CDS encoding GMC family oxidoreductase N-terminal domain-containing protein: MTDLYDYIVVGAGSAGCVLANRLSADGSRVLLLEAGGSDRKLQVRAPAAFPAQFQTAVDWNYMSEPEPGLHHRRLFLPRGRMLGGSSSMNAMLYIRGNRADYDAWEHEFGADGWAYDDVLPAFRRSEHNAEIRDEFHGTGGEMHVTRKRWLSPHWERFVESAVAAGAERNDDFNGARQDGAGLLQTLTKGGRRWSAADGFLRPAAKRESVDVVTGALVRRVLLEGDRAVGVEYERRGRSQAPRAEREVILAAGTYGSPQLLMLSGIGPAAHLRETGIDCAVDSPAVGEHLQEHPLAFLNWRSNDPRTLDDAAHPKHLALWLAGGRRGKLSSTVAEAAWHWRSDDGLPAPDFQLLFAPVYFWEHGFRKTGAPAMTIGMSYIRPRSRGSVRLRSADAADHPRILNNMLGHDTEVGAYLRAIETVRRLAQTEPLAGLLGEELNPGDSIRTKDELTAWLRATCEHIYHPSCTCRIGAPGEGVVDAELRVHGVEGLRVADASVMPRVTSGNTHAPTVMIAERCAESVLRPARTPAEPAQAGAA, encoded by the coding sequence ATGACTGACCTCTACGACTACATCGTCGTCGGCGCGGGCTCGGCCGGCTGCGTGCTCGCCAACCGGCTGAGCGCGGACGGCTCACGCGTGCTGCTGCTCGAGGCCGGCGGCTCGGACCGCAAGCTGCAGGTGCGCGCGCCCGCCGCGTTCCCCGCGCAGTTCCAGACGGCGGTGGATTGGAACTACATGTCCGAGCCCGAGCCCGGCCTGCACCACCGCCGCCTCTTTCTTCCGCGCGGGCGCATGCTCGGCGGCTCCTCCTCCATGAACGCCATGCTCTACATCCGCGGCAACCGCGCGGACTACGACGCCTGGGAGCACGAGTTCGGGGCCGACGGCTGGGCGTACGACGATGTGCTCCCCGCATTCCGCCGCTCCGAGCACAACGCCGAGATCCGCGACGAGTTCCACGGCACGGGCGGCGAGATGCACGTGACGCGCAAGCGCTGGCTCTCTCCCCACTGGGAGCGGTTCGTGGAGTCCGCGGTGGCGGCCGGCGCCGAGCGCAACGACGACTTCAACGGCGCCCGCCAAGACGGCGCCGGCCTTCTTCAGACGCTCACCAAGGGCGGCCGCCGCTGGTCGGCCGCGGACGGGTTCCTGCGCCCGGCGGCAAAGCGCGAAAGCGTTGACGTGGTCACGGGCGCGCTGGTGCGCCGCGTGCTGCTCGAGGGCGATCGCGCGGTGGGGGTGGAGTACGAGCGCCGCGGCCGGTCCCAGGCCCCGCGGGCCGAGCGCGAGGTGATCCTCGCGGCGGGCACGTACGGCTCGCCACAGCTCCTGATGCTGAGCGGGATCGGCCCCGCTGCCCACCTGCGCGAGACGGGCATCGACTGTGCGGTGGACTCGCCCGCCGTCGGCGAGCACCTACAGGAGCACCCGCTCGCCTTCCTCAACTGGCGCTCGAACGACCCGCGCACCCTCGACGACGCCGCCCACCCCAAGCACCTCGCGCTCTGGCTGGCAGGCGGCCGGCGCGGCAAGCTCTCCTCGACCGTGGCGGAGGCCGCATGGCACTGGCGCTCCGACGACGGCCTGCCGGCGCCCGACTTCCAGCTGCTGTTCGCGCCCGTCTACTTCTGGGAGCACGGCTTCCGCAAGACCGGCGCGCCGGCCATGACCATCGGCATGTCCTACATCCGCCCACGCTCCCGCGGCTCGGTGCGACTGCGCTCGGCCGACGCGGCGGACCATCCCCGGATCCTCAACAACATGCTCGGCCACGACACCGAGGTGGGCGCCTACCTGCGCGCCATCGAGACCGTCCGCCGGCTGGCACAGACCGAGCCGCTGGCGGGGCTGCTGGGCGAGGAGCTCAACCCCGGCGACTCCATCCGCACCAAGGACGAGCTCACCGCGTGGCTGCGCGCCACGTGCGAGCACATCTACCACCCGAGCTGCACCTGCCGCATCGGCGCCCCGGGCGAGGGCGTGGTGGACGCCGAGCTGCGCGTGCACGGGGTGGAGGGGCTGCGGGTGGCGGACGCGTCCGTGATGCCGCGGGTCACCTCCGGCAACACGCACGCGCCCACGGTGATGATCGCCGAGCGCTGCGCCGAGTCCGTGCTGCGCCCCGCTCGCACTCCCGCCGAACCCGCGCAGGCGGGCGCCGCCTAG